DNA from Geobacillus vulcani PSS1:
CAAAGTGACGAAATTCAGCTCGTTTTACCCGACAAGCAACATCATTTATTTGAAAGTGGAGCCCAACGATGTGCTCGAGCGCCTTCATGAACAACTGCACAGCGGCTTGTTCGCTGGAAAGCCGGAGTTTGTATTCGTGCCGCACATTACGATCGGCCGCGATTTGCCGGGGGCGGAATATGCCGATGTCTACAGTCAATTGAAGCTGCAGGAAGTGCACTTTGAAGAGACGGTCGACCGCTTCCATCTTCTCTACCAACTTGAAAACGGATCATGGACCGTCTATGAAACGTTTGTCGTCGGGGGAAAGGAAACGATCTAAAGATGAACATCGCTATTGGAACAACGAAGGATCGCACTTTGTACGAAGACGCCTTGCGCGTCCGCCGGATGGTGTTCATCGAAGAGCAAAACGTGCCGGAAGAAGAGGAGATGGATTCGTTCGAGCACGAATCGTTCCATCTCGTCCTGTATGATGGCCAAACACCGATCGGCGCTGGACGACTCCGTTTCATTGACGAAGGCGTCGGCAAAATCGAGCGCATTTGCATCCTGCCGTCCTACCGCGGCCGTGGCGCCGGACGGATGGTGATGGAAGCGATCGAACAGCTGGCGAAAACACAAGGGGCGAAAACGGCGAAACTGAACGCTCAAACACACGCAGAACCGTTTTACAAAAAGCTCGGCTATACGACCGTCTCCGGTGTCTTTATGGACGCCGGCATCCCACATGTCACGATGGTGAAATCGCTCGAATAACCAGCTGCTTGAGCGTTCCTCGCCTACCTTGCATCAAGTGCTGGGAGATCTCTAGACACCTGTTCTTTTGCTTGGGCAGAGAGGATAAAAAAGGGAGCTGTGCACACGCAAGCTCCCTTTCGCTTATTTTTTGTTGTTCAGCATATTGGCGATCGTATTGAAATCAATTTGCTTGCCGTTATGGACGATGGCCTTGACGATTTGGTCTTCAAGCTCCTTGGGCACTTTTCGATTGGCGATTTGCGCCACCCGCTTCACGACTTGGCGCACCGTTTTCTCGTCGCTGAAATTCGCGTTTTGCAGCGAGTTGGCGAGCTCAAAGACGTCTTTCATATTGACCCCGGTTTTCTTTTCGATGTTTTTAAAAAATTGCTGATCCATCGTTCCGCCTCCTTCTCCCTTCTATATCGTATGATGCCCCCGCCGCAGCGTGCATCAATCAAGGAAAGAAAAATACGAGCCGCTCCGTGGCGCCGAAACGGCCCGTATCGAATCCGCGCGTCTGTTAAGCGACAAATGCCGCGCCGACAATAATCAACAAAATGAACAACACAACAATCAACACAAAGCCACCGCCATAGCCACCGCCATAGCCGTAGCCGTAATACGGAAAGCCGTAACCGCAGAAGCCCATTCGGATGCACCTCCTTCTCCGTTTACTGTATCGTATTCATCCGTGCATCAGGACGTATGGGCGCAAAGGCCATTTTGTCATCCAAATCGGCGGAACAGCTCGGCAAATTCCCGCTCCTTCTTCGCAAACCATTGCTCGATGTAGTCCAAGTGGCCTTGCACACTTTTGAGAAACCCGTTGTTCAGTTTTTCGATTTCTTGCAGCTGTTTGTTAAAGTCCTTTCCCCATTGTTCAAACAGGCGGATGAACGTTTCATGCCCTTCTTTGCGCGACGCCACCCAATTTTCGAGCGCTTTTTCCAACTCTTTGCTCACCCTTTTCCCCCCTTTCTTACTGTTGTATGCCAAAACGGCTGCACAGGGTGAAGGCGTCACCGTTCTTTTTTTGCCTTGCCATATGATAAAGTAAAGATGAACGGCAACATGAAAGGGAGGGAACGAATGTGAAACGCATTGAAACAGTGGAGCAATTCGAGGCGGTCATTTCCGGCGATCAACCAACGATCATCAAGTTTTACACAACTTGGTGTCCGGACTGCGTGCGACTGAACATGTTCATCGATGACATCGTCCGCGACCACAATCAATATGATTGGTGGGAAATCGATCGCGATCAGTTTCCGGAACTTGGCGAGAAATACCAGGTACTTGGCATCCCGAGCCTGCTTGTCTTCCGCAACGGAGAAAAAATTGCTCATCTGCACAGCGCTGACGCCAAAACGCCGGAAGAGGTGCGCGCCTTTTTGCAGTCTCTGCCGGAGTAAAGCGGGGCGGCATCCTTGCCTCGCCAGAGACGAAGGGCAACAAAAAGAGGCTGTCCGGGAAAGGAATTTTTTCCTTCTCGGACAGCCATGCGAATGAATAGACAGCCCCCTATGGAACACCGATTGGGGAAACGGAAGCCGTCAATATTCGATTTCGTCGTAGTCTTTCGGCTGGCGCGTCAGCTGCGGGCTGTCGAACATCAATTCAATCGACATTTCCTCATCCGTCGTCCGCGCCCGCTCGGAGCCTTCATTTGGCTTCAATTGGATTTGAATTTCCTCATCGGTCGTTTTCGTTCGTTTGTCTTCCATCGTTGTTTCCTCCTATGTCATCAGTTTTGCAAGAGTGGTTCAACTTTTTGCACAAGCTCTGCCATTTTTGTGGCATTTCGTTCATACAGCTCCTTCGCCTCTTCCGCATTCGTCTGCAGCGCATACAGCTCCAGATCAGCCTGCACTTTTTTCATTGCGGCCAAGAGCAGCTTTTTCTCCTGCGGCTCGGCAATTTGAATCTTGTCATCATACAAATCGATCGTCAGCTGCCCATATGAATCGACTTGGGCGAGAAACACATTTTCAATCGCCACTCCCTGCTTGTCAAGCTGTTCCTTCAGCCAGCCGCGGCCAAGCCCCATCGTCGCGAGCGGCTCATCCAAAATCATGCCGTCCATAATGACCGTTTGTGGCTCTTTTTCCCGCGGTGGGTTTGGGAACACATCGCCGACGGTGAGCGGTTGCTTTTCCCGCTTCAGCAACACGTTCAAGTCACCGTTGGGCTCCAGCACCGCAAACTCGACGTCGGCGACGCGAAACACATCTTTTTTGCGCAGCTGCTCAAGCAGCTCATCCACCGTATATTTTTCCCGCTTCAAATTTTCTTCTAAAATTTTGCCGTTTTTAATAAAAACCGTGGAATTGCCCTCGACAAAATCACGAAATTTCTTATTGCGCAGCGAGAGACGAGCGACAATGACTGGAAACAGCGACCAAATCAAAATGCTGGTAATGCCTTCTTGCAACGAAATCCCTAAATCGACCGACATCGTTCCGGCGATATCGCCGACGGTAATGCCGACGATGTATTCAAAAAACGACAATTTTGATAATTGCTTTTTGCCGAGAATGCGGGTAATAACGAACAACCCGATTAAAATGCAAATCGAACGAATGGCGGTTTCTAACCATATAGGCATCGATCATGCTCCTTACTTTCCGTGGTATTGCGGCTCTTCGAACTCGAGCCGGCCGATCCGGTCTTTGATGTCCGCGATGATCTCCTCTGTCACAAGCATCGCTTCATGAAACGTCCGCTGCGCCGTTTCGTCCTGAGAAGTGAGCGCCAGCTGTTGCAGCCCAGCGTGAATGCCTTTTAGGCTCGCCAACGTTTGTTTCACTTGCGAAGCAACGGTCATGAACGATCCCTCCTATCCTTTCGGGCGGAACAAGAGCGCCCCGATAAACCCAAAGATGATCGCTGCGGAGATGCCAGCGCTCGTCACCTCAAACATGCCGGTCAATACGCCGATAATGCCGTGTTTTTCCGCCTCTTGCATCGCACCATGAACGAGTGCGTTTCCAAAGCTCGTAATCGGAATCGTCGCCCCGGCGCCGGCAAAATCGATGAGTGGCTCATACAAACCGAATCCATCCAAAATCGCCCCGATGACGACGAGAATCGTCAACGTATGCGCAGGTGTCAGTTTAAACACGTCCATCAAAATTTGCCCGATCAAACAAATCAGCCCGCCGACAACAAACGCCCAAAAAAACATAGCCAGCACGCTACGCCTCACCTCCATACTCGATCGCCACCGCGTGAGCGATGCATGGAATCGTCTCGTTTTGCTGGAACGATAACGGCGACAAGAGCGCCCCCGTCGCCACTACCAAAATGCGCTTCAGCTCGCCGCGACGCATCCGGTTGATGAGATGCCCGTAAACGACGACGGCGGAACAAGCCGCCCCGCTCGCTCCGGACAAGATCGGTTGCCCATCGCGGTAAATGAGCAGTCCGCAATCTTGGTAACGCTCTTCATCGATGTCAATGCCGTGCTGACGCAGCAAGTCAAGGGAGACTTGGCGGCCGATCCGCCCTAAATCGCCGGTGACAATCAAATCGTAATATGATGCGTCGATTTGCCGATCGCGCAAGTGCGCCTCAATCGTATCGACCGCCGCCGGCGCCATCGCTCCACCCATGTTGAACGGATCAGCAAGACCCATATCTACAACTCGGCCGATCGTCGCCGCGGTCACGCGCGGCCCGTCCCCTTTCGGACTGACGATCGCCACGCCAGCTCCCGTCACTGTCCACTGCGCCGTCGGTGGCTTTTGCCCGCCGTATTCCGTCGGGTAGCGAAACTGCTTTTCGACGGCAGTGTTGTGGCTTGAGGCTCCGGTTAATATATAATCTGCCCCTCCGTAGTTCGTAATAAAAGCGCTGAGCGCCAGCCCTTCCATCGAAGTGGAGCAGGCGCCAAAAATGCCGAGATACGGCATGCCGAGCGTCCGCGCGGCGAAGTTCGTCGGGGTCATTTGGTTGATCAAGTCGCCGGCGATGAGAAATTGCACTTTTTCTTTCTCCAGGCCGGCTTTTTCCATCGCCTGAAACGCTGCTTCTTCCATGAGCACTCGATGCGCCTTCTCGTACGACTCCTCTCCGAGCCATAAATCTTCGTGAAGAAGATCAAAGTCATCGGCGAGGCGGCCGTTCGCCTCAAACGGCCCGCCGACGGCCGCCGTCGCGATGATCGCCGGCTTGTTCGCAAACACCCATGTGCGGTGCCCTTTCAGCATTACAATCCCCCCCACTGGGTCGCAATCGTTTTGACAAGGGCGATGACAAAAGCGGAAAACGTACCAAACAAAATGACAGAGCCGGCAAGCTTAAACATGTTCGATCCAACCCCCAACACAAACCCTTCCGTGCGGTGCTCGATGGCGGCGGAAATGACGGCGTTGCCAAACCCCGTCACCGGCACGGCGCTTCCCGCCCCAGCGAACTGGGCGATCCGGTCGTAGACGCCAAGACCGGTTAAAATCATGGATATGAACACCATTGTCGCCACTGTCGGATTGCCGGCCGTCTGCTCGGTAAAGTCAAAAAAATACATGTAAAAATAAGAGATCGCCTGTCCGATCGCACAAATGGTCCCGCCGACGAGAAACGCGCAGGCGCAGTTGCGGACAATCGGGCGCTTCGTTTCCCGTTCTTTTTCAAATAAATGGTATTCTTGTTGGACCGGAGTCAATTTTTTTCGTTTTTCATTCGCCATAATGACACCTCTTATGTTTGCTCTTTACTTAGCTTTTCAATGCGCCCCATTTCCCGGTTGACTTTTCGTTCATCCCAGCGCCGGTGATCCATATTGGCTTTCAGCTGTTTCGTCTTCCAAAAAATTTTCAAATCGCTCGAGGAAACGACATTGTAGCCGGGAAACATGCCGCGCAGTTTTTGATCAATATCTTTCTCGATTTGTTTTCGACTCCACCGTTTCATATGGGGAATTTGATACGCGACGAGCAGCCGATCCCCGCTGTTGACTGCCACCACGTCCCGAACGTCGTCGCGCCCGCGCAAATAGCGGGCCGCCCGCTCGGCCGGACCTTGGTTCAGCTCCGCATGTTTCGCCGTCCCGGACGTTTGAGTTTTCAGCAAGTTGGCCCCTTGCAGCGATTGTTTTTGTTCCGTTTCTTCTTTGGCGCAGCCGCCGACCGCGATCATCACAACGACGGCCGTCAACCACCATTTTTTCATCTTCATCAACCCATTCGTTTTTATGTATTTCCGCCAAGTCGGGAAAGGTTGGCGTGCTGTGCCAACCTTTCCGCCTGAACCATCCCATTCGCTTCAGCGAAGGTTATTGTTGTTTATATTGTGGCTCTTCGTTTTGAATTTCTTGCATGCGCGAGTTCACCAAATCAATGACCGCCTGCGTTTGTTGAGCAGCTTGTTGGTAAAGCTGCTTCGCGGCTTGGTTTTCGGTTTGCAAAGCAAACGTTTCGAAGCTCGCTTGGGCGGTTTTTAACCCGGCTAATGTTTGTTTCACTTGTGTAGCAACCGTCATGATGGATGTCCTCCTTTATGGTGTAAGATGGCTGGTGACAATGTTTAGAATGTTTTTTTGCCGTCAAATTATAATTGTCATTTTATGAAAAACGTTCTGCCTCCTTTCCAGCTTTTCCAAGCACA
Protein-coding regions in this window:
- a CDS encoding YjcG family protein, which encodes MKYGIVIFPPKPIQDFANSYRKRYDSHYALIPPHITLKYPFEANEEQLKEMTKELRRIAAETPPIPIKVTKFSSFYPTSNIIYLKVEPNDVLERLHEQLHSGLFAGKPEFVFVPHITIGRDLPGAEYADVYSQLKLQEVHFEETVDRFHLLYQLENGSWTVYETFVVGGKETI
- a CDS encoding GNAT family N-acetyltransferase; protein product: MNIAIGTTKDRTLYEDALRVRRMVFIEEQNVPEEEEMDSFEHESFHLVLYDGQTPIGAGRLRFIDEGVGKIERICILPSYRGRGAGRMVMEAIEQLAKTQGAKTAKLNAQTHAEPFYKKLGYTTVSGVFMDAGIPHVTMVKSLE
- a CDS encoding stage VI sporulation protein F → MDQQFFKNIEKKTGVNMKDVFELANSLQNANFSDEKTVRQVVKRVAQIANRKVPKELEDQIVKAIVHNGKQIDFNTIANMLNNKK
- a CDS encoding YjcZ family sporulation protein, which produces MGFCGYGFPYYGYGYGGGYGGGFVLIVVLFILLIIVGAAFVA
- a CDS encoding thioredoxin family protein codes for the protein MKRIETVEQFEAVISGDQPTIIKFYTTWCPDCVRLNMFIDDIVRDHNQYDWWEIDRDQFPELGEKYQVLGIPSLLVFRNGEKIAHLHSADAKTPEEVRAFLQSLPE
- a CDS encoding DUF421 domain-containing protein yields the protein MPIWLETAIRSICILIGLFVITRILGKKQLSKLSFFEYIVGITVGDIAGTMSVDLGISLQEGITSILIWSLFPVIVARLSLRNKKFRDFVEGNSTVFIKNGKILEENLKREKYTVDELLEQLRKKDVFRVADVEFAVLEPNGDLNVLLKREKQPLTVGDVFPNPPREKEPQTVIMDGMILDEPLATMGLGRGWLKEQLDKQGVAIENVFLAQVDSYGQLTIDLYDDKIQIAEPQEKKLLLAAMKKVQADLELYALQTNAEEAKELYERNATKMAELVQKVEPLLQN
- a CDS encoding DUF1657 domain-containing protein, whose amino-acid sequence is MTVASQVKQTLASLKGIHAGLQQLALTSQDETAQRTFHEAMLVTEEIIADIKDRIGRLEFEEPQYHGK
- the spoVAE gene encoding stage V sporulation protein AE produces the protein MLAMFFWAFVVGGLICLIGQILMDVFKLTPAHTLTILVVIGAILDGFGLYEPLIDFAGAGATIPITSFGNALVHGAMQEAEKHGIIGVLTGMFEVTSAGISAAIIFGFIGALLFRPKG
- the spoVAD gene encoding stage V sporulation protein AD, whose product is MLKGHRTWVFANKPAIIATAAVGGPFEANGRLADDFDLLHEDLWLGEESYEKAHRVLMEEAAFQAMEKAGLEKEKVQFLIAGDLINQMTPTNFAARTLGMPYLGIFGACSTSMEGLALSAFITNYGGADYILTGASSHNTAVEKQFRYPTEYGGQKPPTAQWTVTGAGVAIVSPKGDGPRVTAATIGRVVDMGLADPFNMGGAMAPAAVDTIEAHLRDRQIDASYYDLIVTGDLGRIGRQVSLDLLRQHGIDIDEERYQDCGLLIYRDGQPILSGASGAACSAVVVYGHLINRMRRGELKRILVVATGALLSPLSFQQNETIPCIAHAVAIEYGGEA
- the spoVAC gene encoding stage V sporulation protein AC, with translation MANEKRKKLTPVQQEYHLFEKERETKRPIVRNCACAFLVGGTICAIGQAISYFYMYFFDFTEQTAGNPTVATMVFISMILTGLGVYDRIAQFAGAGSAVPVTGFGNAVISAAIEHRTEGFVLGVGSNMFKLAGSVILFGTFSAFVIALVKTIATQWGGL
- a CDS encoding YhcN/YlaJ family sporulation lipoprotein, with amino-acid sequence MKMKKWWLTAVVVMIAVGGCAKEETEQKQSLQGANLLKTQTSGTAKHAELNQGPAERAARYLRGRDDVRDVVAVNSGDRLLVAYQIPHMKRWSRKQIEKDIDQKLRGMFPGYNVVSSSDLKIFWKTKQLKANMDHRRWDERKVNREMGRIEKLSKEQT
- a CDS encoding DUF1657 domain-containing protein; translated protein: MTVATQVKQTLAGLKTAQASFETFALQTENQAAKQLYQQAAQQTQAVIDLVNSRMQEIQNEEPQYKQQ